From a single Streptomyces sp. NBC_00377 genomic region:
- the typA gene encoding translational GTPase TypA, with amino-acid sequence MATRHDIRNVAIVAHVDHGKTTLVDAMLKQAGAFAAHAAESLDDRMMDSNDLEREKGITILAKNTAVKYHPKDGGDVITINIIDTPGHADFGGEVERGLSMVDAVVLLVDASEGPLPQTRFVLRKALQARLPVILCINKTDRPDSRIDEVVNEAYDLFLDLDADEDQIEFPIVYACARDGVASLTKPEDGTVPADSDSLEPFFSTILSHVPAPEYDVEAPLQAHVTNLDADNFLGRIALLRVEQGELRKGQTVTWIRRDGTMSNVRITELLMTEALTRKPAEKAGPGDICAVAGIPEIMIGETLADPENPIALPLITVDEPAISMTIGTNTSPLVGRGGTGKGAENKAAVKDRKVTARQVKDRLDRELVGNVSLRVLDTERPDAWEVQGRGELALAILVEQMRREGFELTIGKPQVVTKDVDGKVYEPVERMTIDVPEEHMGAVTQLMGVRKGRMDNMSNHGSGWVRMEFVVPSRGLIGFRTEFLTGTRGTGIAHSIHEGHEPWFGTLTTRNNGSLVADRSGAVTAFAMTNLQERGVLFTDPGTEVYEGMIVGENSRSDDMDVNITKEKKLTNMRSSSADSFEAIVPPRKLSLEQSLEFCRDDECVEVTPEAVRIRKVVLDQRDRARTASRAKHG; translated from the coding sequence ATGGCCACGCGCCACGACATTCGCAACGTAGCCATCGTCGCCCACGTCGACCACGGCAAGACGACTCTGGTCGACGCCATGCTCAAGCAGGCCGGCGCCTTCGCCGCGCACGCCGCCGAGTCGCTCGACGACCGCATGATGGACTCGAACGACCTGGAGCGTGAGAAGGGCATCACGATCCTCGCCAAGAACACGGCGGTGAAGTACCACCCCAAGGACGGGGGGGACGTCATCACCATCAACATCATCGACACCCCCGGTCACGCCGACTTCGGCGGCGAGGTGGAGCGCGGCCTGTCGATGGTCGACGCCGTCGTGCTGCTGGTGGACGCCTCCGAGGGCCCGCTGCCGCAGACCCGCTTCGTGCTGCGCAAGGCGCTCCAGGCCCGCCTGCCCGTCATCCTGTGCATCAACAAGACGGACCGCCCGGACTCGCGCATCGACGAGGTCGTGAACGAGGCGTACGACCTCTTCCTCGACCTCGACGCCGACGAGGACCAGATCGAGTTCCCGATCGTCTACGCCTGTGCGCGTGACGGCGTCGCCTCGCTGACCAAGCCGGAGGACGGCACGGTCCCGGCCGACAGCGACAGCCTGGAGCCGTTCTTCTCCACGATCCTGTCCCACGTCCCGGCCCCCGAGTACGACGTGGAGGCCCCGCTCCAGGCGCACGTCACCAACCTGGACGCCGACAACTTCCTCGGCCGTATCGCGCTGCTCCGCGTCGAGCAGGGCGAGCTGCGCAAGGGCCAGACGGTCACGTGGATCAGGCGCGACGGCACGATGTCCAACGTGCGCATCACCGAGCTGCTGATGACCGAGGCGCTCACCCGCAAGCCCGCCGAGAAGGCCGGCCCCGGTGACATCTGTGCCGTCGCCGGTATCCCGGAGATCATGATCGGCGAGACCCTCGCCGACCCGGAGAACCCGATCGCGCTGCCGCTCATCACGGTCGACGAGCCGGCCATCTCCATGACCATCGGCACCAACACCTCGCCGCTGGTCGGCCGCGGTGGCACCGGCAAGGGCGCGGAGAACAAGGCCGCGGTCAAGGACCGCAAGGTCACGGCCCGTCAGGTCAAGGACCGCCTCGACCGTGAGCTGGTCGGTAACGTCTCGCTGCGCGTCCTGGACACCGAGCGTCCCGACGCCTGGGAGGTGCAGGGCCGCGGCGAGCTGGCGCTGGCCATCCTGGTCGAGCAGATGCGCCGTGAGGGCTTCGAGCTGACCATCGGCAAGCCGCAGGTCGTCACGAAGGACGTCGACGGCAAGGTCTACGAGCCCGTCGAGCGCATGACGATCGACGTGCCCGAGGAGCACATGGGCGCGGTCACGCAGCTCATGGGTGTCCGCAAGGGCCGGATGGACAACATGTCCAACCACGGCTCGGGCTGGGTCCGCATGGAGTTCGTCGTGCCCTCGCGCGGTCTCATCGGCTTCCGTACCGAGTTCCTGACCGGTACGCGCGGTACGGGTATCGCCCACTCCATCCACGAGGGCCACGAGCCGTGGTTCGGCACGCTGACGACCCGTAACAACGGCTCGCTGGTCGCCGACCGCTCGGGCGCCGTCACCGCGTTCGCGATGACGAACCTCCAGGAGCGCGGTGTGCTGTTCACCGACCCCGGCACCGAGGTGTACGAGGGCATGATCGTCGGCGAGAACTCGCGCTCCGACGACATGGACGTGAACATCACCAAGGAGAAGAAGCTCACGAACATGCGGTCGTCGTCGGCCGACTCGTTCGAGGCGATCGTGCCGCCGCGCAAGCTGTCGCTCGAGCAGTCGCTGGAGTTCTGCCGCGACGACGAGTGCGTCGAGGTGACCCCGGAAGCGGTTCGCATCCGCAAGGTCGTGCTCGACCAGCGCGACCGCGCCCGTACCGCCAGCCGCGCCAAGCACGGCTGA
- a CDS encoding (deoxy)nucleoside triphosphate pyrophosphohydrolase → MTERIVVVGAALLDAGRLLAARRSAPPELAGRWELPGGKVEEGEAPEAALVRELREELGVETETVERVPGEWPLRSPYVLQVWTARLRPGSTPPEPLQDHDALRWLTPAEIWDVDWLDQDVPAVREALPKLGADAG, encoded by the coding sequence ATGACGGAACGGATCGTGGTGGTGGGAGCCGCCCTGCTCGACGCCGGCCGCCTCCTCGCCGCGCGCCGCAGCGCACCCCCGGAACTCGCGGGCCGCTGGGAACTGCCCGGCGGAAAGGTCGAGGAGGGCGAGGCGCCCGAGGCGGCACTCGTGCGCGAACTGCGCGAGGAGCTCGGCGTCGAGACCGAGACCGTCGAACGCGTCCCGGGGGAGTGGCCCCTTCGGTCGCCGTACGTCCTTCAGGTGTGGACCGCCCGTCTGCGCCCGGGCTCTACCCCGCCCGAGCCCCTCCAGGACCATGACGCGCTGCGCTGGCTCACCCCGGCCGAGATCTGGGACGTCGACTGGCTGGACCAGGACGTGCCCGCGGTCCGCGAGGCCCTCCCGAAGCTCGGCGCCGACGCCGGCTGA
- a CDS encoding ATP-binding protein — MGQLTPRNRTWVYSLAREVIGVIDTDGDCVEWTFPADPGAVRTARRAVRGQLHDWGLDSLGDITALLVSELVTNALRHATGPIGVRLVRPAALAGILRVEVSDPLPDPPRERVARPEDETGRGLQLVASSAHRWGTRPGDTGKTVWFELAVPG; from the coding sequence ATGGGGCAACTAACCCCACGAAACCGGACATGGGTGTACTCGCTGGCCCGGGAAGTGATCGGCGTGATCGACACCGACGGCGACTGCGTCGAGTGGACGTTCCCCGCGGACCCGGGTGCGGTGCGCACCGCCCGCCGCGCCGTCCGCGGCCAGCTGCACGACTGGGGCCTCGACAGCCTGGGCGACATCACCGCGCTGCTGGTCAGTGAGCTGGTCACCAACGCCCTGCGCCACGCGACCGGCCCCATCGGCGTCCGTCTGGTCCGGCCCGCCGCCCTGGCGGGCATCCTGCGGGTCGAGGTCTCCGACCCGCTGCCGGACCCGCCCCGCGAGCGGGTCGCCCGACCCGAGGACGAGACCGGGCGCGGACTGCAACTGGTGGCCTCCTCCGCGCACCGCTGGGGCACGCGGCCCGGGGACACCGGGAAGACGGTCTGGTTCGAACTGGCGGTGCCGGGTTGA
- a CDS encoding SPOR domain-containing protein, translating to MNDSTISLPWLVIRQDDNGNRYRVGRYASRDEAQKIADSLDSRGHKQLYWVERIGQGQSQAQAQNGDGSRN from the coding sequence ATGAACGACAGCACCATCTCCCTGCCCTGGCTGGTCATACGCCAGGACGACAACGGCAACCGCTACCGGGTGGGCAGATACGCGAGCCGGGACGAGGCGCAGAAGATCGCAGACAGCCTCGACAGCCGCGGCCACAAGCAGCTCTACTGGGTCGAGCGCATCGGCCAGGGGCAGAGCCAGGCCCAGGCGCAGAACGGCGACGGCTCCCGGAACTGA
- a CDS encoding fumarate reductase/succinate dehydrogenase flavoprotein subunit translates to MSVVDRQEWDVVVVGAGGAGLRAAIEARERGARTAVICKSLFGKAHTVMAEGGIAAAMANANEHDSWQVHFRDTLRGGKFLNQWRMAELHAQEAPDRVWELETWGALFDRTKDGRISQRNFGGHEYPRLAHVGDRTGLELIRTLQQKIVSLQQEDHRETGDYESRLKVFQECTVTRVLKDGSRVSGVFAYERETGRFFVLQAPAVVIATGGIGKSFKVTSNSWEYTGDGHALALLAGAPLLNMEFVQFHPTGMVWPPSVKGILVTESVRGDGGVLRNSDGKRFMFDYVPDVFKEKYAESEEEGDRWYEDPDHNRRPPELLPRDEVARAINSEVKAGRGSPHGGVFLDVSTRMPAEVIKRRLPSMYHQFKELADVDITAEAMEVGPTCHYVMGGIAVDSDTAAARGVPGLFAAGEVAGGMHGSNRLGGNSLSDLLVFGRRAGLHAARHAADPAESRPAVDDEQVAAAAAEALRPFSAEGAGDPGGRPPENPYTLHQELQQTMNDLVGIIRREGEMEHALEKLAELRVRAWRAGVEGHRQFNPGWHLALDLRNMLLVSECVARAALERTESRGGHTREDHPAMDRAWRNVNLLCAPAGPGDGPAEADPLRGRITLTRETTEPIRPDLLALFEKEELVKYLTEEELYE, encoded by the coding sequence ATGTCCGTGGTCGACCGCCAGGAGTGGGACGTGGTCGTGGTCGGCGCGGGAGGCGCCGGACTGCGCGCCGCCATCGAGGCCCGCGAGCGCGGCGCCCGCACCGCCGTCATCTGCAAGTCGCTGTTCGGCAAGGCGCACACCGTGATGGCCGAGGGCGGCATCGCGGCGGCGATGGCCAACGCCAACGAGCACGACAGCTGGCAGGTCCACTTCCGCGACACCCTGCGCGGCGGCAAGTTCCTGAACCAGTGGCGGATGGCCGAACTGCACGCCCAGGAGGCCCCGGACCGGGTCTGGGAGCTGGAGACCTGGGGCGCGCTCTTCGACCGCACCAAGGACGGCCGGATCTCCCAGCGCAACTTCGGCGGCCACGAGTACCCGCGCCTCGCACACGTCGGCGACCGTACGGGCCTGGAGCTGATCCGCACGCTCCAGCAGAAGATCGTCTCGCTCCAGCAGGAGGACCACCGCGAGACCGGTGACTACGAGTCCCGGCTGAAGGTCTTCCAGGAGTGCACGGTCACCCGCGTCCTCAAGGACGGCTCCCGGGTGAGCGGCGTCTTCGCCTACGAGCGCGAGACCGGCCGGTTCTTCGTCCTCCAGGCGCCCGCCGTGGTGATCGCGACGGGCGGCATCGGCAAGTCCTTCAAGGTGACGTCGAACTCGTGGGAGTACACGGGCGACGGCCACGCGCTGGCCCTGCTCGCCGGTGCTCCCCTGCTGAACATGGAGTTCGTGCAGTTCCACCCGACGGGCATGGTCTGGCCGCCGTCGGTGAAGGGCATCCTCGTCACCGAGTCGGTGCGCGGCGACGGCGGGGTGCTCAGGAACTCCGACGGAAAACGCTTCATGTTCGACTACGTCCCCGACGTCTTCAAGGAGAAGTACGCCGAGTCGGAGGAGGAGGGCGACCGCTGGTACGAGGACCCGGACCACAACCGGCGTCCGCCGGAGCTGCTCCCCCGTGACGAGGTGGCACGGGCGATCAACTCGGAAGTGAAGGCGGGCCGCGGCTCCCCGCACGGAGGGGTCTTCCTGGACGTGTCGACGCGGATGCCGGCCGAGGTCATCAAACGCCGGCTGCCTTCCATGTACCACCAGTTCAAGGAGCTGGCGGACGTCGACATCACCGCGGAGGCCATGGAGGTCGGACCGACCTGTCACTACGTGATGGGCGGCATCGCCGTCGACTCCGACACGGCCGCCGCCCGCGGGGTGCCGGGGCTGTTCGCGGCCGGCGAGGTGGCCGGCGGCATGCACGGCTCCAACCGGCTGGGCGGGAACTCCCTCTCCGACCTGCTGGTGTTCGGCCGCCGGGCGGGACTGCACGCCGCCCGCCACGCGGCGGACCCGGCCGAGAGCCGCCCGGCGGTGGACGACGAGCAGGTCGCCGCGGCGGCCGCCGAGGCACTGCGGCCGTTCTCCGCGGAGGGCGCCGGCGACCCCGGCGGCCGGCCGCCCGAGAACCCGTACACCCTCCACCAGGAACTCCAGCAGACCATGAACGACCTGGTCGGCATCATCCGCCGCGAGGGCGAGATGGAGCACGCCCTGGAGAAGCTGGCCGAGCTGCGCGTACGGGCCTGGCGGGCCGGGGTGGAGGGGCACCGGCAGTTCAACCCCGGCTGGCACCTCGCGCTCGACCTGCGGAACATGCTGCTGGTCAGCGAGTGCGTGGCCCGGGCCGCCCTGGAACGCACCGAGTCGCGCGGCGGGCACACCCGTGAGGACCACCCGGCGATGGACCGCGCGTGGCGCAACGTCAACCTGCTGTGCGCGCCGGCCGGCCCCGGTGACGGCCCGGCGGAGGCGGACCCCCTGCGCGGCCGGATCACCCTCACCCGCGAGACCACCGAGCCCATCCGCCCCGACCTGCTCGCCCTCTTCGAGAAGGAGGAGCTGGTCAAGTACCTCACCGAAGAGGAGCTGTACGAATGA
- a CDS encoding succinate dehydrogenase/fumarate reductase iron-sulfur subunit, with protein sequence MSSYDAHFKVWRGDVRGGGLDDFDVEVNDGEVVLDIIHRLQSTQAPDLAVRWNCKAGKCGSCSAEINGRPRLLCMTRMSVFDREETITVTPLRAFPVIRDLVTDVGFNYRKAREVPAFVPPEGVGPGEYRMFQEDVDRSQEFRKCIECFLCQDTCHVVRDHEENKTAFAGPRFLMRVAELDMHPLDAAEESGLDRRRTAQDEHGLGYCNITKCCTEVCPEGIKITDNALIPLKERAVDRKYDPLVWLGSKIRRRSS encoded by the coding sequence ATGAGCAGCTACGACGCCCACTTCAAGGTGTGGCGGGGTGATGTGCGGGGCGGCGGACTGGACGACTTCGACGTCGAGGTGAACGACGGTGAGGTGGTGCTCGACATCATCCACCGCCTCCAGTCCACCCAGGCGCCCGACCTGGCCGTCCGCTGGAACTGCAAGGCGGGCAAGTGCGGTTCGTGTTCCGCGGAGATCAACGGGCGGCCCCGGCTGCTGTGCATGACCCGTATGTCGGTGTTCGACCGGGAGGAGACGATCACCGTCACGCCCCTTCGTGCCTTCCCCGTGATCCGTGATCTCGTCACGGACGTCGGCTTCAACTACCGCAAGGCGCGGGAGGTCCCGGCGTTCGTGCCGCCCGAGGGGGTCGGCCCCGGCGAGTACCGGATGTTCCAGGAGGACGTGGACCGCTCACAGGAGTTCCGCAAGTGCATCGAGTGCTTCCTGTGTCAGGACACCTGCCATGTCGTGCGTGACCACGAGGAGAACAAGACGGCGTTCGCGGGCCCGCGCTTCCTCATGCGGGTCGCCGAACTGGACATGCACCCGCTGGACGCGGCCGAGGAGAGCGGCCTGGACCGGCGGCGCACGGCCCAGGACGAACACGGCCTCGGCTACTGCAACATCACCAAGTGCTGCACGGAGGTCTGCCCCGAAGGCATCAAGATCACGGACAACGCGCTCATCCCGCTGAAGGAACGCGCCGTCGACCGCAAGTACGACCCGCTGGTGTGGCTGGGCTCGAAGATCAGGAGGCGGTCTTCGTAG
- a CDS encoding ABC transporter family substrate-binding protein: MSHDGVGPRAVMRSVAFLTAGALAVPLLSGCGSADEAGKPLARQDIAPAARARVAEGGTLRWAVDTVPETFNTFQSDADATTTRVAQAVLPSMYRLDASGRPQRDADYLESAKVVETEPKQVVLYKLDQQAVWSDGREIGAADFAAQWRALSGKDSAYWTARNAGYDRIEKIERGDNDLEVRVTFKRTYADWRSLFSPLYPKDVMGTPDAFNDGARRKLNVTAGPFVVKKVDRKNHEVRLARNTRWWGRPAKLSEIVLTAVPRTERASALAAGKIDLAEIDPAAAQRVDGAANGTAGPLAGPGSGRTAAKELRSWALAHGSDEDTAEDEVEARAELRKAVAKWERQQKALRAFEVRRSLEPAYTQLALNGADGPLADERVRRAVARALDRRELAKVVLKPLGLPAEPVGSHLALAGQDAYADNSGALGGQDTAEAQALLADAGWVPGGPVKKQEKGEKAAGSAGKKAGKDEDSSDDDGTYVVGEDDKAPAGVSREERRQAARGDNARRSGDGQQLAQEGKQYQQISRGGAAGAYAPKGTAAPKGTAAPVGVPAKALAKDGKALTLRFVLPSGPGSEPLAAVAERITRMLAKVGIGTDITKVPDESYFKDHVASGEYDLALYSWPASAFPATDARPIYAKPVPAADGSLSVEQNYTRIGTDQVDQLFEQAASTLDKDEQRSLIRKADSRIWAAAGSIPLYQRPQLTAVRKTVVNAGAFGFQTPVYQDIGFLKKGSEKGAKASASPSGN; this comes from the coding sequence ATGTCCCACGACGGCGTCGGCCCGCGCGCGGTCATGCGCTCGGTCGCCTTCCTCACCGCGGGCGCGCTCGCGGTGCCCCTGCTCTCCGGCTGCGGCTCCGCGGACGAGGCGGGCAAGCCCCTGGCCCGCCAGGACATCGCCCCGGCCGCCCGCGCCCGGGTCGCCGAGGGCGGCACCCTGCGCTGGGCCGTGGACACGGTGCCGGAGACCTTCAACACCTTCCAGTCCGACGCCGACGCCACGACCACCCGGGTCGCCCAGGCCGTGCTGCCCTCGATGTACCGGCTCGACGCGAGCGGGCGGCCGCAGCGCGACGCCGACTACCTGGAGTCCGCGAAGGTCGTCGAGACCGAACCCAAGCAGGTCGTCCTGTACAAACTCGACCAGCAGGCCGTGTGGAGCGACGGCCGGGAGATCGGCGCCGCCGACTTCGCCGCCCAGTGGCGTGCCCTGTCGGGCAAGGACAGCGCCTACTGGACGGCCCGCAACGCCGGCTACGACCGCATCGAGAAGATCGAGCGCGGGGACAACGACCTGGAAGTCAGGGTCACCTTCAAGCGGACGTACGCCGACTGGCGGTCGCTGTTCTCGCCGCTGTACCCGAAGGACGTCATGGGCACGCCCGACGCCTTCAACGACGGGGCGCGCCGCAAGCTGAACGTGACCGCCGGGCCGTTCGTGGTGAAGAAGGTCGACCGCAAGAACCACGAGGTGCGTCTTGCCCGCAACACACGCTGGTGGGGCCGGCCGGCCAAGCTCTCCGAGATCGTCCTGACGGCGGTCCCGAGGACCGAGCGGGCGTCCGCACTGGCCGCCGGGAAGATCGATCTGGCCGAGATCGACCCGGCCGCCGCACAGCGCGTCGACGGCGCCGCGAACGGCACGGCCGGGCCGCTCGCCGGTCCCGGCTCCGGGCGCACCGCCGCCAAGGAGCTGCGTTCCTGGGCCCTCGCCCACGGCTCGGACGAGGACACGGCCGAGGACGAGGTCGAGGCCCGCGCCGAGCTGCGCAAGGCCGTCGCCAAGTGGGAACGGCAGCAGAAGGCGCTGCGCGCGTTCGAGGTGCGCAGATCGCTGGAGCCGGCGTACACCCAGCTCGCCCTGAACGGCGCCGACGGGCCGCTGGCGGACGAGCGCGTGCGCCGGGCGGTCGCCCGGGCGCTGGACCGCAGGGAACTGGCCAAGGTGGTGCTGAAGCCGCTGGGGCTGCCCGCGGAGCCCGTGGGCAGCCACCTGGCGCTGGCCGGGCAGGACGCGTACGCCGACAACAGCGGGGCGCTGGGCGGCCAGGACACCGCCGAGGCGCAGGCGCTGCTCGCCGACGCCGGATGGGTGCCCGGGGGTCCGGTCAAGAAGCAGGAGAAGGGCGAGAAGGCGGCCGGATCGGCGGGGAAGAAGGCCGGCAAGGACGAGGACTCCTCGGACGACGACGGCACGTACGTCGTCGGCGAGGACGACAAGGCGCCCGCCGGTGTGAGCCGCGAGGAGAGGCGGCAGGCCGCGCGGGGCGATAACGCGCGCAGGAGCGGCGACGGACAGCAGCTCGCCCAGGAGGGCAAGCAGTACCAGCAGATCAGCCGGGGCGGGGCCGCCGGCGCCTACGCCCCGAAGGGCACGGCCGCCCCGAAGGGCACCGCCGCACCGGTCGGCGTCCCGGCCAAGGCGCTGGCGAAGGACGGCAAGGCGCTCACCCTGCGGTTCGTGCTGCCCTCCGGTCCCGGGTCCGAACCCCTGGCCGCGGTCGCCGAGCGGATCACCAGGATGCTGGCGAAGGTCGGTATCGGCACGGACATCACCAAGGTCCCGGACGAGAGCTACTTCAAGGACCACGTCGCCTCCGGTGAGTACGACCTGGCCCTGTACTCGTGGCCGGCGTCCGCCTTCCCCGCCACCGACGCCCGGCCGATCTACGCGAAGCCGGTGCCGGCCGCCGACGGCTCGCTGAGCGTCGAGCAGAACTACACCCGGATCGGCACCGATCAGGTCGATCAGTTGTTCGAACAGGCGGCCTCGACCCTCGACAAGGACGAGCAGCGGTCCCTGATCCGCAAGGCCGACTCCCGGATCTGGGCGGCTGCCGGATCGATTCCTCTCTATCAGCGCCCTCAGCTCACGGCCGTACGGAAGACGGTGGTCAACGCGGGCGCCTTCGGCTTCCAGACCCCCGTCTACCAGGACATCGGCTTCCTGAAGAAGGGCTCGGAGAAGGGTGCGAAGGCCTCCGCGAGCCCGTCCGGAAACTGA
- a CDS encoding SpoIIE family protein phosphatase produces the protein MSEIPAKATESEDPSGGARARAASALAAGAAHGLADGPDESATPGDAMWQSSPPGSIYDYIKVASFSIGPDGLVDQWSLRAEQIFGISADRAVGMDPIDAFIDPDLRERGQRKMAEILDGREWTGVVPFRMPDPVPGGGRGEKGLAEVYVMPTRTLDGDKAAVCIVVDVRTLRSIETDLAASQAIFGQSPFGFLLIDPDLRVRRANHRFASIFGGTPDDHRGKGVHDYLPRSEADRVSATLRRVLQTGDSITDMHVTGFVPGSDERRHWSINLYRVHSGTGRPIGIAWLGTDITARRAAAREAAAARRNLALLNDAGARIGNSLDLETTARELLDVVVPGFCDLATVDLYQGLLAGDETPPGLADGSAELRRVAFSSAVSDAPFPGSGPAVAVGAVHHFPFNSPCADALRTARPQAVPGEDGGLVQSTLAVPMVAHDTVVGLAQFSRTKGSEPFGDRDRDLAVELAARAAVCIDNARLYRREHERALILQRSLLPPGDPVASGLDIACRYLPGNVSMGRPSEVGGDWFDVIELPGHRTALVVGDVMGRGLRAAVAMGELRTAVRTLALLDLEPAEVLSALDEIARGLGTPGGVQQATRAARRPREADLSEVYLATCVYAVYDSVTRRCTFANAGHLPPVLVEPGEPALMLDVPPGMPLGVGGEPFEEVEVELPEGALLALYTDGLVESRDHPLDEGLNAFVGALTDPSAPLEDVCDHVLNTLDSHHGEDDIALLMARVQGLPADSVGDWTLPREPRSVGRAREYARGQLLSWGLEPLVDTTELLVSELVTNALRYGEGEIRLRLLLDRTLVCEVWDAGLVQPRRRRARDTDEGGRGLQLVGLLSAAWGSRRTPRGKTVWFELPLPDGQTGLADPAEALLSLF, from the coding sequence GTGAGCGAGATACCAGCGAAGGCCACGGAGTCCGAGGACCCGTCGGGCGGCGCGAGGGCGAGGGCCGCGAGTGCGCTCGCCGCCGGCGCCGCGCACGGCCTCGCCGACGGCCCGGACGAGTCGGCGACGCCGGGTGACGCCATGTGGCAGAGCAGTCCGCCCGGTTCGATCTACGACTACATCAAGGTCGCCTCGTTCTCGATCGGTCCCGACGGCCTCGTCGACCAGTGGAGTCTGCGCGCGGAGCAGATCTTCGGCATCTCCGCGGACCGGGCCGTCGGCATGGACCCCATCGACGCCTTCATCGACCCCGACCTGCGCGAACGCGGTCAGCGCAAGATGGCCGAGATCCTCGACGGGCGGGAGTGGACCGGTGTGGTGCCGTTCCGGATGCCGGACCCGGTGCCCGGCGGCGGCCGCGGCGAGAAGGGCCTCGCCGAGGTGTACGTCATGCCGACCCGCACTCTGGACGGCGACAAGGCCGCCGTCTGCATCGTCGTCGACGTCCGCACGCTCCGCAGCATCGAGACCGACCTCGCCGCCTCGCAGGCCATTTTCGGCCAATCCCCGTTCGGCTTCCTGCTGATCGACCCCGACCTGCGGGTCCGCCGGGCCAACCATCGGTTCGCCTCCATCTTCGGCGGCACCCCCGACGACCACCGCGGCAAGGGCGTCCACGACTACCTGCCCCGGTCCGAGGCCGACCGGGTCAGCGCGACGCTGCGCAGGGTCCTCCAGACCGGCGACTCCATCACGGACATGCACGTCACCGGCTTCGTGCCGGGTTCCGACGAGCGCCGGCACTGGTCGATCAACCTGTACCGCGTGCACAGCGGCACCGGCCGCCCCATCGGCATCGCCTGGCTCGGCACCGACATCACCGCCCGCCGCGCCGCCGCCCGCGAGGCCGCCGCGGCCCGGCGCAATCTCGCCCTTCTGAACGACGCGGGCGCCCGCATAGGGAACTCCCTCGACCTGGAGACGACCGCGCGCGAACTCCTCGACGTCGTCGTGCCCGGCTTCTGCGATCTCGCCACCGTGGACCTCTACCAGGGTCTCCTGGCCGGCGACGAGACCCCGCCCGGCCTCGCCGACGGCAGCGCCGAACTGCGCCGGGTCGCCTTCTCCTCCGCCGTCTCCGACGCCCCCTTCCCCGGCTCCGGCCCGGCCGTCGCGGTCGGCGCGGTCCACCACTTCCCGTTCAACTCGCCCTGCGCGGACGCCCTGCGCACCGCCCGCCCGCAGGCCGTCCCCGGCGAGGACGGCGGCCTCGTGCAGTCCACCCTCGCCGTCCCGATGGTCGCCCACGACACCGTCGTCGGCCTCGCGCAGTTCTCACGGACGAAGGGCAGCGAGCCGTTCGGCGACCGGGACCGCGATCTGGCCGTCGAGCTGGCGGCGCGGGCGGCGGTCTGCATCGACAACGCGCGCCTGTACCGGCGCGAGCACGAACGGGCGCTGATACTGCAACGGTCGCTGCTGCCGCCCGGCGACCCGGTGGCGTCCGGTCTGGACATCGCCTGCCGATACCTGCCGGGCAACGTCTCCATGGGCCGCCCCAGCGAGGTCGGCGGCGACTGGTTCGACGTCATCGAACTGCCCGGGCACCGTACGGCGCTGGTGGTGGGCGACGTGATGGGCCGCGGTCTGCGGGCGGCGGTCGCGATGGGTGAACTCCGCACGGCGGTCAGGACGCTGGCGCTGCTGGACCTGGAACCGGCCGAGGTGCTCTCCGCGCTGGACGAGATCGCCCGCGGCCTCGGCACCCCCGGAGGCGTCCAGCAGGCCACCCGGGCGGCCCGGCGCCCCCGTGAGGCCGACCTGTCCGAGGTGTACCTCGCGACCTGCGTGTACGCGGTCTACGACTCGGTGACCCGGCGCTGTACGTTCGCCAACGCCGGTCACCTGCCCCCGGTGCTCGTCGAACCCGGTGAGCCGGCGCTGATGCTCGACGTGCCGCCGGGCATGCCGCTCGGCGTGGGCGGCGAACCCTTCGAGGAGGTGGAGGTCGAACTCCCCGAGGGCGCCCTGCTCGCGCTCTACACGGATGGACTGGTCGAATCGCGCGACCATCCGCTGGACGAGGGCCTCAACGCGTTCGTCGGGGCCCTCACCGATCCCTCCGCCCCCCTGGAGGACGTCTGCGACCACGTCCTCAACACCCTCGACTCGCACCACGGCGAGGACGACATCGCCCTGCTGATGGCCCGTGTGCAGGGCCTGCCCGCCGACTCCGTCGGCGACTGGACCCTGCCGCGCGAGCCGCGCAGCGTGGGGCGCGCGCGCGAGTACGCGCGCGGCCAGTTGCTCTCCTGGGGCCTCGAACCCCTCGTCGACACGACGGAGTTGCTCGTCAGCGAGCTGGTCACCAACGCGCTGCGGTACGGCGAGGGCGAGATCAGGCTCCGGCTGCTCCTCGACCGCACGCTGGTCTGCGAGGTCTGGGACGCGGGGCTCGTCCAGCCGCGCCGCCGCCGGGCCCGGGACACCGACGAGGGCGGCCGGGGCCTCCAGCTCGTGGGCCTGCTGTCGGCGGCCTGGGGCTCGCGCCGCACCCCGCGCGGGAAGACGGTGTGGTTCGAACTGCCCCTGCCGGACGGCCAGACGGGTCTTGCCGACCCGGCGGAGGCGTTGCTGAGCCTGTTCTGA